Proteins found in one Sorghum bicolor cultivar BTx623 chromosome 1, Sorghum_bicolor_NCBIv3, whole genome shotgun sequence genomic segment:
- the LOC8064910 gene encoding calcium-transporting ATPase 7, plasma membrane-type: MECADYLIEVGTMATAADPLRWTKQWRKAANVIRTCHRLARLTLTRAILCRTGSYVEIKIHDEADGAAGTSDAAPAEFSVAADDEGFRHLVKDKRHDCFRRLGGAAGIASALASGAETGIRGDDGDVRRRREAFGGNTYPRRKPKGFWTHVWDALSDVFLLVLLVCAAVSLGFGIKEHGLRDGWYDGVSIFLAVFLVAAVSAVSNHGQARRFDRLANESDNIAVNVVRGGRRQEFSIFDVVVGDVVVLNIGDVVPADGVFLQGHALQVDESSMTGEPHPVDVDADKSPFLASGVKVIDGYGHMLVTAVGTDTAWGEMMGSITREKTEPTPLQERLEGLTSSIGKVGIAVAVLVFAVLTARHFTGSTRDEQGKPTFDRQHVTFNSVFTALVGIFQQAITIIVVAIPEGLPLAVTLTLAFSMKRMVKEHALVRTLSACETMGSVTAICTDKTGTLTLNQMKVTEFWVGTDRPKAAVAGAVVSLLRQGAGLNTTGSVYKPDNASPPEISGSPTEKALLSWAVADLGMDADALKRSCKVLHVEAFNSDKKRSGVMIRDNATGEVIAHWKGAAEMVLASCSAYVGSDGAARELDAGKRRKLEEIISEMAAASLRCIAFAYKQVDGEHSKIDDEGLTLLGFVGLKDPCRPEVRTAIEACTKAGVAVKMVTGDNVLTARAIAMECGIISNSDRDAIVIEGQEFRAMSPEEQLEMVDRIRVMARSLPMDKLVLVQRLKQKGHVVAVTGDGTNDAPALKEADVGLSMGIQGTEVAKESSDIVIMNDNFDTVVTATRWGRCVFNNIQKFIQFQLTVNVAALIINFVSAVTSGKMPLSTVQLLWVNLIMDTMGALALATDTPTKALMRRPPIGRTAPLISNAMWRNLAAQAAFQVAVLLALQYRGREIFGVGDKANGTMIFNAFVLCQVFNEFNAREIERRNVFAGVLRNKMFLGIIAVTIAMQVIMVELLTRFAGTQRLGLGQWGVCVAIAAVSWPIGWAVKYIPVPDRPLSEILATRRKLF, from the coding sequence ATGGAGTGCGCCGACTACCTGATCGAGGTGGGtacaatggcgacggcggcggaccCGCTGCGGTGGACCAAGCAGTGGAGGAAGGCCGCCAACGTCATCCGGACGTGCCACAGGCTGGCCCGCCTCACTCTCACCCGCGCCATCCTGTGCCGGACCGGCTCCTACGTCGAAATCAAGATCCACGACGAGGCCGACGGCGCCGCCGGCACGTCCGACGCGGCGCCGGCGGAGTTCTCTGTCGCCGCGGATGACGAGGGCTTCAGGCACCTGGTCAAGGACAAGCGCCACGACTGCTTCCGCCGCCTGGGCGGCGCCGCCGGGATCGCGTCCGCGCTGGCGTCCGGCGCGGAGACCGGCATCCgcggcgacgacggcgacgtGCGGCGCCGCCGGGAGGCATTCGGCGGGAACACGTACCCGCGGCGGAAGCCCAAGGGGTTCTGGACCCACGTGTGGGACGCGCTCAGCGACGTCTTCCTCCTGGTGCTGCTCGTCTGCGCCGCCGTCTCGCTCGGCTTCGGCATCAAGGAGCACGGCCTCAGGGACGGCTGGTACGACGGCGTCAGCATCTTCCTCGCCGTCTTCCTCGTCGCCGCGGTTTCCGCGGTCAGCAACCACGGCCAGGCCAGGCGATTCGACAGGCTCGCCAACGAGTCCGACAACATCGCCGTCAACGTCGTGCGTGGCGGCAGGAGGCAGGAGTTCTCCATCTTCGACGTCGTCGTGGGCGACGTCGTGGTGCTCAATATCGGCGACGTCGTCCCCGCCGACGGCGTCTTCTTGCAGGGCCACGCGCTGCAGGTGGACGAGTCCAGCATGACCGGCGAGCCGCACCCTGTTGACGTCGACGCCGACAAGTCCCCCTTCCTCGCGTCCGGCGTCAAGGTCATCGACGGATACGGCCACATGCTCGTCACCGCCGTCGGCACGGACACCGCCTGGGGCGAGATGATGGGCAGCATCACCAGGGAGAAGACCGAGCCAACGCCGCTCCAGGAGCGCCTCGAGGGCCTCACCTCCAGCATCGGCAAGGTCGGGATCGCCGTCGCGGTGCTCGTCTTCGCCGTGCTCACCGCGCGCCACTTCACGGGCAGCACCAGGGACGAGCAGGGCAAGCCGACGTTCGACAGGCAGCACGTCACCTTCAACAGCGTCTTCACCGCGCTCGTCGGCATCTTCCAGCAGGCCATCACCATCATCGTGGTGGCCATTCCCGAGGGCCTCCCGCTCGCGGTGACGCTGACGCTCGCCTTCTCCATGAAGAGGATGGTCAAGGAGCACGCGCTGGTGCGCACGCTGTCGGCGTGCGAGACCATGGGCTCCGTGACCGCCATCTGCACCGACAAGACGGGCACTCTCACGCTGAACCAGATGAAGGTGACGGAGTTCTGGGTCGGCACCGACCGACCCAAGGCGGCAGTCGCCGGCGCCGTCGTCAGCTTGCTGCGCCAGGGAGCAGGGCTCAACACCACCGGAAGCGTGTACAAGCCGGACAACGCCTCGCCGCCGGAGATATCGGGCAGCCCGACGGAGAAGGCCCTGCTGTCTTGGGCCGTGGCGGACCTCGGCATGGACGCCGACGCGCTGAAGCGGAGCTGCAAGGTGTTGCACGTCGAGGCGTTCAACTCCGACAAGAAGCGCAGCGGCGTGATGATCAGGGACAACGCGACCGGCGAGGTGATCGCGCACTGGAAAGGCGCCGCGGAGATGGTTTTGGCGAGCTGCTCAGCGTATGTCGGTTCAGACGGCGCGGCACGCGAACTCGACGCGGGGAAGAGGAGGAAGCTCGAAGAGATCATCAGTGAGATGGCGGCCGCCAGCCTCCGGTGTATCGCCTTCGCCTACAAGCAGGTCGACGGCGAGCACTCAAAGATCGACGACGAAGGGCTGACACTGCTCGGCTTCGTCGGCCTCAAGGACCCCTGCCGGCCAGAGGTCAGGACTGCCATTGAGGCCTGCACCAAGGCTGGCGTCGCGGTGAAGATGGTCACGGGCGACAATGTCCTCACGGCCCGTGCCATCGCCATGGAGTGCGGAATCATCTCGAACAGCGACCGTGACGCCATCGTGATCGAGGGGCAAGAGTTCCGCGCCATGTCgccggaggagcagctggaGATGGTGGACCGCATCCGCGTCATGGCGCGGTCTCTGCCCATGGACAAGCTGGTGCTGGTGCAGCGCCTGAAGCAGAAGGGCCACGTGGTCGCGGTCACCGGCGACGGGACCAACGACGCGCCGGCGCTCAAGGAGGCGGACGTGGGCCTGTCCATGGGCATCCAGGGCACGGAGGTCGCCAAGGAGAGCTCCGACATCGTGATCATGAACGACAACTTCGACACGGTGGTGACGGCCACCAGGTGGGGCCGCTGCGTCTTCAACAACATCCAGAAGTTCATCCAGTTCCAGCTCACCGTCAACGTCGCCGCGCTCATCATCAACTTCGTGTCGGCGGTGACCTCCGGCAAGATGCCGCTGTCGACCGTGCAGCTGCTGTGGGTGAACCTGATCATGGACACCATGGGCGCGCTGGCGCTGGCGACGGACACGCCCACCAAGGCGCTCATGCGCCGCCCGCCCATCGGCCGCACGGCGCCGCTCATCAGCAACGCCATGTGGCGCAACCTCGCCGCGCAGGCGGCGTTCCAGgtcgccgtcctcctggcgctgCAGTACCGCGGCCGGGAGATCTTCGGCGTCGGCGACAAGGCCAACGGCACCATGATCTTCAACGCCTTCGTGCTGTGCCAGGTGTTCAACGAGTTCAACGCGCGGGAGATCGAGCGGAGGAACGTCTTCGCCGGCGTGCTCCGCAACAAGATGTTCCTGGGGATCATCGCCGTGACCATCGCCATGCAGGTGATCATGGTGGAGCTGCTCACGAGGTTCGCCGGCACACAGAGGCTTGGTTTGGGCCAGTGGGGTGTCTGTGTCGCCATTGCCGCGGTGTCGTGGCCCATTGGGTGGGCCGTCAAGTACATCCCCGTCCCTGACAGGCCGCTAAGTGAGATCTTAGCAACCAGGAGGAAATTGTTCTGA